The nucleotide window GGAGAACTGAGAATATGCCCGGGGCCAAACTGACACCACGCCAGGTTCGATGGGCGCGTCGTTGGATGACGCTGGTCTTTCTGGGATTCGTCGTGTTCATCATCGGCATCGAGCCCGATCTGATTGGCATGGACCGCAGCCCGGTGGTCGGCTTCGTACAGATATACACCTGGTTGAGCGGGCTGGCGGTTCTGCTGACGGGCGCCTACCTGGCGGTACGCCTCGTTCGCAACGGCCGGCCATTGAGCCTGCGGGCGGAGGTCGGGGTGCGATTGATTGCCACCGGATACGTAGTCGCCGTCGCCGCCTCCTTTGCCGACTTCCTGGGGATCGGCTCGCATACCCTGCGCGGTGGGCTGTACTTCGGTGAGGTCCAGGTGCTGGGGTTGGTGATCGGCGTGCTGACCAGCCTGGTGGGTGTGTTGTTGTATTGGCCGCGCGGCCCGAAACCCTCGGAGCCGGCGTCCGAAGAGACCTGATCGGCCGCCGGCGGCCTGCGAGGTCGCCCTGCATCGAGGCGATACCGCATCCAGCCGCCGAACGACGGCACCGCGACCCGCAGGTCGCGGCAGTCTTTTCTCTTGGTGTTCCAGCTATAGGTGGGTGCCGGCCATCTTCTCGCTGGAATGCCCAGGGAACACTTTTCCGCCCGGCCGGACCACGGTGTAGGCATAGTTGACGGCGGTCGTGACCTGCCCGTATCCGATCACAATCAGGTTCAGCGGATCCTGGTTTTCCTGCAGCGCGACGTCGCCGGCGGCATACACACCGGGCAGGTTGGTCTCTCCCTTGCAGTTGACCTTGACGTAGCGCCGCCCGATGGTTTCCAGCCCCCACTCGCGAACCGGCCCCAGGTCAGCCTTGAAGCCAAGCGCCAGAATGACCTCGTCAACCTCTAGGGTTGTCTCGGCCTGGGTGCGGCTGTCGAAGATCGCGGCGGACGAAACGCGGTCCTTGCCCTTGAGCGTGCGCAGTTCGTGGAACAGGCGGACGTCGACGGTTGAGGCCTTCAGCGCATTGACGGAGGTGTCAAGCGCGCGAAACCCCTCGCGGCGATGGATGAGGGTCACATGCTTGGCGATCGGCTGCATGGCCAGGGCCCAATCGACGGCAGAGTCCCCCCCGCCGATGATGAGCACCCGCTTGTTGCGGTAGGCGTCCAGGTCGTGGACCATGTACTCCACGCCCCGGCCGATGAAGCCCTGCACGGTCTCATCCTTTAGTGTCACCGGCTCAAACGCGCCGATACCGGCCGCCAGGATGAGGGTGCGGGTGTAGTGCTGGCCCCGGTCGGTGTCGACGCGCCAGCAGGTCTCGCCCTCCGGCCCGCCCGGGGCGGCAACGCGTTGCAGTCCGTGGGCGCGTTCGCTCAGGGCGAAAACCGGCTTCCACTGCGAAGCTTGCCGCACCAGATCCGTTACCAGGTCCTTGGCCAGGATGGCTGGCAGGCCGGGGGTGTCGTAGATCATCTTCTCGGGGTACAGGGCAATCAACTGGCCGCCGGGCTGCGGCAAGGCGTCGATCAATTTCACCGACAGCTCCCGCAGGCCGGCGTAGAAAGCGCCGAACAGCCCTGTCGGGCCGGCGCCGATGAAGGAGATATCGAAAACCGTGTCGGTCATGCCCGGGCTCTCTCCTGAAGATGAAGGGAACGAACGTGCGGATTATAGGGACCCGGCAAGCGGCCGTCAATGTGGGCCGCCGTCACGGCAGGTTTAGCACGGCAAGGACCGCCAGGCCGATCAGCGCCGCCAGGGCCAGCAGGGCTCCCGCCCGGACGCGCGGCCACGGGCGTGTGTCCAGCATGCGCAGCTGGCCGCTATCCGTCCATTGCGCCTCGTAGTGCGGCCCCAGCAGCAGGCCCAGGGCGATGCCTGTCAGGAACCCGCCGAGGTGGGCCCAAAAATCGATGCCGGGCGACAGACCGATCACCAGGTTGAGGGCGGCTACGAGTGCGATCTGGCGCAGCTGGACATTGCCTGCCGGTCCGAAGGTCGTGCGATGCACAAACCAGAAGGCACCGAGCATCCCCAACAGCCCGAAGATTGCGCCGGAGGCACCGACCGACGGAGAAGGGTTGAAAGCGAGGCTGAAGATCGCCCCGGCAAAGCCGCACAGCAGATAGAAGACCAGGAAGCGGACGTGACCGAAGAACTGCTCGCCGGCCGGCCCGATCACGTACAGCGAATACATGTTGACGAACAGGTGCGCCAGGCCGGCATGGATGAAGACCGGCGAGAGCAGGCGCCAGTACTGGCCGGCGGCGATGGCCGCGTTCTCCTTGGCGCCCAGGGCGATGATCAGATCGAATCCGAGCAGGCTGGTCAACAGCAGCTGGCCGACGAACACGCCCAGGTTCACGCCGATCAGGCTGAACGTAACCGGATGCTGCCGGACCATGGCCGCCAGGTTGGGCCGCCTCGGCCGCATCCCTCCCTGGGGGCGCGGGGGTGCCGGCGCGGCGTCCGCCGGCCTGGGGTCGATCACAGGGTTACCTGGCGAGGGTGAATCCGGTGGTGCTCGGCGTCGATGATGGCCTCGATCCTGTCAACCGCCGCGTCCAAGTGCGAGTCGGCATTCACAACATAGTAGTCGAAGACGTGCATGCGCTTGAGCTCCTGACGGGCGGTCTCGATGCGCAGTTGCAGATCCTCCGGGCTTTCGGTTCTGCGAGCCATCAGGCGGCGGATCATCTCCTCCTCGTTCGCCGGCACCAGGAAGATCAGCAGGGCCTCCGGACACAGGGCGCGAAGCGTCTCCGCTCCCTGGACGTCGATGCGCATGACCACGTCCTGCCCGCTGGCCAAAGCCTGCCGTACTTGCTGCTTGGGGATGCCTTTGTAGTCGTTGTAGACGATGGCATGCTCGAGCATCTCGCCGTGCTCGATCATCGAGGCGAATCGCTCAGTACTGACGAAGAAGTAATCCCGGCCATCGACTTCGTTCGGTCGGGGCTGGCGGGTGGTGGCAGTGACCACGAAGTGGAAGGGGAGGCCGCGGGCCTTCATCCGCTGCAGCACCGTGTCCTTGCCGGCGCCCGAGGCGCCGGAGATCACGATCAGCAGCGGCTGGCGCGTATTCGGGGGGAATCCTGCGTCCA belongs to Anaerolineales bacterium and includes:
- a CDS encoding NAD(P)/FAD-dependent oxidoreductase, whose translation is MTDTVFDISFIGAGPTGLFGAFYAGLRELSVKLIDALPQPGGQLIALYPEKMIYDTPGLPAILAKDLVTDLVRQASQWKPVFALSERAHGLQRVAAPGGPEGETCWRVDTDRGQHYTRTLILAAGIGAFEPVTLKDETVQGFIGRGVEYMVHDLDAYRNKRVLIIGGGDSAVDWALAMQPIAKHVTLIHRREGFRALDTSVNALKASTVDVRLFHELRTLKGKDRVSSAAIFDSRTQAETTLEVDEVILALGFKADLGPVREWGLETIGRRYVKVNCKGETNLPGVYAAGDVALQENQDPLNLIVIGYGQVTTAVNYAYTVVRPGGKVFPGHSSEKMAGTHL
- a CDS encoding rhomboid family intramembrane serine protease — its product is MRPRRPNLAAMVRQHPVTFSLIGVNLGVFVGQLLLTSLLGFDLIIALGAKENAAIAAGQYWRLLSPVFIHAGLAHLFVNMYSLYVIGPAGEQFFGHVRFLVFYLLCGFAGAIFSLAFNPSPSVGASGAIFGLLGMLGAFWFVHRTTFGPAGNVQLRQIALVAALNLVIGLSPGIDFWAHLGGFLTGIALGLLLGPHYEAQWTDSGQLRMLDTRPWPRVRAGALLALAALIGLAVLAVLNLP
- a CDS encoding guanylate kinase, which encodes MDAGFPPNTRQPLLIVISGASGAGKDTVLQRMKARGLPFHFVVTATTRQPRPNEVDGRDYFFVSTERFASMIEHGEMLEHAIVYNDYKGIPKQQVRQALASGQDVVMRIDVQGAETLRALCPEALLIFLVPANEEEMIRRLMARRTESPEDLQLRIETARQELKRMHVFDYYVVNADSHLDAAVDRIEAIIDAEHHRIHPRQVTL